Part of the Mauremys mutica isolate MM-2020 ecotype Southern chromosome 1, ASM2049712v1, whole genome shotgun sequence genome is shown below.
GCTGAACCTTCCCTCAACACCTCTCTTCTTGTGTCAGGTGGTGAGGAGCCCACCACCCATCATCCGGGGCGCGCACACAGTGTGAAGGTGCCCGCTACCATCTCTCTTGCTCTGAGCTGTTAGCCAATATTCAGGGCCTTGCTGGATTGTTTCTGTTGGGAGGAAAAATGGGTGATACAAagcaggtatttctttggtgcaattctgtttatttacaaagaatgtacacagagtcctgtttccctgaacacaataGAAACAACCAACAACatcaggcagtttccttgcttacAATTTCCAAGTCTCCCTCTCTAATCAGTTCTGTGCCCCAAAGAGTTCTCTTTTTGCTCCTTCTCAAGGTCATGCTTCTCTCTGCTGTCCCCTGGTTTCTCCAAGCATTTCTGCctttgacacacacacagctacgAACAATCCCCTAACTCCTACATTTGAAATCATAGAACCCTTAAAATCACAAGTCTTAGCTTCTGATCAGGCCTTGCCATGTGTCCCATTTCCTTGGACTGTGGCTTCTGTTTTTTTCAGCTACATAACTGTATAAAGGGGCTTAGTTGCTCTGTCTGAAAGAAAGGTGCTTAGCATACCCCATTAGCTTTATCTAGGTCTGTGATTGTCTGTGGGTCAAAGATTCACTTGATGTCAGCCATTAACACCTTTCAGTATAACCACCTCTATCCTTAATGTCCTGGTATCCTGACATGGGGGCTTGAGTGGTGTGGAATGCTTCCTACTTGAACCTGTCCCTCTGCACTTAGGGAATTTTCGCTCTTCCTTAGAGCTGGTCGAAAagtgttccacccctccccccggaaAATTATGATCTTTAGCAAAAATTCAAATACCAAAGTAATTGGGACAAAACTGAAATTGGGCTAAAAACTGAAAAAGAACAATTTTTGGAAATGCTGCCCTACTGCTTCATAAGATTTGTATTTCAGGTGCTTCATGACCCCTTTCTCCTCTATAGGCTGGgctccctggtcagactacatctcccttgATGGACTGTGATCTTCCCTCTTGGAGAGCGAGGGGAATTCATGTGAACTCTTGCCCATTTTCTGTTATTGGAGAGGTAGTCTGTCTGGGTAGCCTGGCTCATAGAGGAGAATGGAGACATGAGtcaacaaagggtatgtctacactgcaattaaaaacccaccccaaatcagctggcccatgccagctgatttgggctcgaGGTGctcaggctaaggagctgtttaattgtgatgtagacatttgggctccaTCTGGAGCCCAAGCTGAAGGGTCTGAGAGCTGCAGCCCGAGCCCGAACAtgtacacagcaattaaacagcccattAGCCCCagtcccacaagcctgaatcatcTGGCAAAGgtcagccatgggtttttaattgcagtgcagacataccctaaattaCAGCTCTTTGGAGGCACCATGgcaacatttccaaatcaaaatcttgggttttggctgaaatatttagattttcaggTGGTTGATTTTTTTCGATGAAAAATCGAACTTTTCCACAGAAAGAAAACACTAATCACAAAAAAATTGTTAGTTGcaaacccaattttctgtcagACTCTTTTGACTGAATGTTCTCAATCAGCCCTACCCTTCATGCTGAAATTTGGTATAAATGTATCCAGAAAGATATTTTGTAAACCATTTCAACTCAATTGGTTTTACCAGTCTTCTAGAGAAACTAAAAAAGACAAGTTTTTGTTTGATTTGCAGACATTCCCCACTCCCATCCACCACTCTAATAAAGAAAAagggcaaacttttttttaaattgcactaATCTAATCCTTTGAAGTGATGTACTTTTATGTTCAAGTATGTTTCAGGGGGTTTGAAGGGTGTATTGGGTTTTTTGTTAGTTTGGTATTTGTTTTTTATAAATACACCTTTTTTAAATGGGGGTAAAGAGAATAGGTAAATAAACGGCAGCAGGAATTGCAGAACCAAATTAATCTTTAATGTAAATCCATTGTGTAGCCACATCAAACCTGATTTTGGCAATTCTCTACTAATTGACCTCATTAGCACTTTTGGCATTCCCTTTTACATTAACACTTAGCAAGCCCAGtaaaggatcagggccccattgtgctagagaGGGTACAGATATAGCAGCTGTACTTAACAAACATTATATCCCAGAGAGCTCTATGGACAGGTACACACTTAAAACTTTTGCCACCAGAGTATTACTGGTTATGGGGGTGGTGatttttaatgacatttttatCCCAGCAAAAGCCCTTGTGTAGATGTAGTTAAACCAGCATAAAAGTGCTTTGACTGATGAAGCTTACTTTGCTTGAGGAACCAGCGTGAGCTATATCAGAAAAAGCACTCTTCTGCCAACAGAAGTTGCATTTATAGTAGGCTGGTTTGCCAGTGTGACTATTgactataccagtatagctatactggcaaaccttTTCTGGTGTAGACTAGGCCTACATTTCAGATAGGATTAATGGCAGAAACGGATAAACGATGTGGATGGTTTCAGAGAATGGGGTAATAATAAACTGAacagattaggaaaaaaaacaagtCATAGCTCACCTGTTGCCTAACTAACTAATGTCAGATGGAAATGATTTATAACCATCATAGCACAGGTAGTTCTCAGAAGGGATTTGAATTAGGATAAGGGGCAGCTTTTTGAATATGATGAGTTTTTCCTATGCATTGAGGTTGGCATGGGAGGACTTCAGTGTGAGTGGGCTTAGTGTTTGGAAATATCTGATCTCCTGGGTTTATTCTACTTTTAGAGTGAACTCAGTTCACTTTTCTCTAATCTCTATTTTTCTTAATCTAGATTTGGAAAAATCCTTACTTAAGGCCCTAAGGAGGCTGGATAACTATTTAAATACCCCCTTGCCTGATGAAATTGATGCCTATAGCACTGAAGACATCACGGTTTCCAGCAGGAAATTCCTGGATGGAGATGAGCTCACCTTAGCAGACTGCAACCTCTTACCAAAGCTCCACATCATTAAGGTTTGGATTTTCTCTTCTATGATGTGCAAAGACTAGCAACGCTGATGCACAAGTGCATTTAAAAATGATAGAAACCCCCCCACATCTTTACTGAAACAGACACACAAATGCTATCTCAACCCAGGGTGAGAATATGAGTCAGAATAAAATTTAGTCTAGCATGTCTAATATCCTTTGGGGTTACTCAAACAACACCAAATGCCCTAATTCCATTTTTTATCTGACAATGTAATTCCTAATGTCTGGATTCCACACTTTTGTTAGATGACCtatctaaaaataaataattaagctaaggccaggtctatactacccgccggattggcgggtagtaattgatctattggggatcgatttatcacatctcgtctagatgcgataaatcaatccccgaatcgacgcccgtactccacctcggcaggcggagtaagcggagtcgacgggggagccgcagcagtcAACTTGCCACCGTGAGGACGGCAAGGTAAGTCGAattaagatacttcgacttcagctacgcaaatagcgtagctgacgTTGTGTATCTTAGCTCgattttcctccccccttccagtgtagaccagccttaagAGAGCTGCTGCTAGCAGATAGACGCTCTGCAGCCTCTCACATTAGGCAGCTGTGGAGGCTATTATTGATTACAGGATAGCATTACTGCCTTGGCTACAGTCACATTGTTATGGCCGTCGCCAAGGTTCTCCTTGTGGCTGGGCACAAGGAGCTGAATGCACAAAAGgaattaggagcctaagtccttaTTTTGTGTATCTTAGTTCCAGTTTTGGGACCACTGTGTGATCATAAAACTCTTGCTGAAACCTGTAAGTGCCTAATCTCGCTCGACGCCTaggtttttgcagtaaaagttccttaggtacctatgtttctgcctctaaGCATGCCCCCTGTTGCCTACCTGTGGGCATCTGGATGCCTAGCttctgcctaagccccagagtgattcacaaaccaggggaagacaTGTTTGGTTGTTTAACTCACCTGTGGGGCCTGAAAAGGTACATGTGCTCACTCGCTCTCTCGCTTTCACTCTAAGAGGCATTTGGACCAGAGAGAGTACAAGCATGAacatgactctgtagcctggtggttagcaCACTTACTGAGGATATGGGAGACCTAGGATCTggcccccctgctccaatgagtctttcattatttatccaccaTGCAACAGCTTAAGTAGGCGAGATTGAGGGACTCTCTACATCAGAATATTTCATAGCCCGATGGttggagcactctcctgagaggtagcagatccctgttcaaatcccttttccccCTGAGGTGAGGCAGGGGTCTCCCTTATCCCAAGTGAGTACCCTAAtcattgggctaaaagttatgagggaggtcttcctctgctcccacccctgACTAATGCCTTTTGTGCATTCAAGCCCAGGCTGCTTTATTGGACTCAACTGCTGGATCCCAACTGCTTCCTAGTCTACTGGGTCAGAGGAGCATCCAGCCTCTCTGGCAGACTCCTAGGGTACAGAGTACATGTCTAGTACCTCTTCTTGATCTGTGGAACCATGAGGTCCAATAGCCCTAGGCCCAAGTGCTGTTCTCCCCAAGACCAATGCTGATCCCCCCCCAAGTCTCCCCAATATCTTACGCACCTCCtcataaaacaaaatgaaatccaTAAGATGCCAGGCAGATTCCCCAAACTCTCACACGCATAATGACATTCTGGCCTTACATGCCTTCCTAAGTCTGCGTGGTTCCCTGAGGTGGGGACTGTGCCCACCCAATTGCCATATATGGACTGATTCTGAATATTTTTCACTCCTTCATTATTCCCTCATAAATTTGGGGTTGAAATTTGACCTGTGAGTTCTTCGGTACTTCTCACAGGCAATGAACTCTCTCTGTAGTGCCCTCTTCTGTCAATGCCTAAGACCATGTAAGTTGACTGCTGTGTCAGGTAGCAGGAACCAGAGGTTCAGGAGCTGCACTTTTACCTGACCAGGCAAAGTCTTTCAGTGAGGGGGAAGGTACAGTTGACACATCATTTGTGAGTACGCATGTGCATTTTTTAGTCAAAATTTGGCTTCCATCTTGGTTTTAGGTCACCTCTGGTAGGGTATATTCCTCTAAAATCTTCTATCTCAAGTTTCAGTATGTGAAGTAAGTATTAATTAAAACTGGCATGTGTCACAAGTTGTATATGTTCCAAATAAGCTCTTTGCCTTAAAATATCAACCAAACATCTATTAAAAGATTTCTGTTCATAGTTGGTGGGCTTTTCAAATCCACCTATGGAATTTGGGTATGCAGTTAGAAATGAATGGGAATTGGGCAACCAAAGTCCTTAGgcagctttaaaaatctgttatttGGTTTTGTAAAATCTTTTCACCCCAAAACCTACATTTTTGAGCTTAAACTACTTGACAGTccctctctaaggcctggtctgcactgggggggtgggagggaatcaatctgagttacacaacttcagccacatgaataatgtaactgaagtcaacgtacttagatcgacttaccgtggcgAGTCGATTGCTGCCagtcccccgtcgactctgcctgcgcctctcgcagcGGTGGAGTataggagttgacgggagagcgctcgggggttgatttatcgcgtctagactagacacagtaaatcgacccccactggatcgatcgttGCCTGCCGATCCagagggtagtgtagacatacccaactAACCAGCCTCCCCACATCTCTTATCTTTCTCCTCTTTGtcttttttcaaaatttaaaacatCAAAAATGGATTGCTAAAACAGAAGAATTGAAGAAACCTATTGATTACAAACATTGTGTGCACTTTGTTTACACAGCTCATGCCTTtgcaatcttttcttttttttaaggttGTGGCAAAAAAATATAGGAATTTTGAGTTTCCACCTGAAATGACTGGGATCTGGAGATATTTGAACAGTGCTTATGCTAGAGATGAATTCACAAATACTTGTCCTGCCGATCGAGAAATTGAGTTTGCATATTTGGATGTTGCAAAGAGAATGAAGTGATGGATTAAAAGATATCTCTATTCTACATTTCTTCAGAGAGCTGGATGGGAACAAACCAAGATAAAAACAGAGTACACTATGCAGCATAATTTTAAATTCTGTGACTAGCCAaaccttctttcttttcttgCATTATATTAAGCTCACTCTTAAATTATATGTATATATGTCTGcttatgtgtgtgtatacacatgcgtgcacacacgtgtgtgtgtgcataacaCATTCTGTGTTAAAGGTATCAGATCAAAATTCAAACATTTGTTGAAATTACGGTAATGGGCTAGGCACACAATTATTACAATGTGGCTGGTTACTCATGGTAAAAATACTTAATTTTGAGAGTAATATTCCCTGCTTCTTAAACATCTAGTGTGATTATTGCTGCCCCTAATTTCTCAGTTTATTTCAGCGCTATTGTCAAAACTGACAGTTGACCTAGAGATTTGTCTGAGAGGCAGAGGAACATTTTTCTCTCAAGATGTACCTAACAAAAATATCTGTGACCTTCTGGGCTGCATAAATCTTGGAAGACAGCACTATTGCTGTTGGCTGCACACCAGGCTGCTTTATCCAGGAGAAAGATCTGGTTTGATGTGGAACCAACTCCCTCTTTCAAAAGCAACATCTCTCTATGCCAGGGAGCTACGGATCAGCTCAACAAAAACCCTGTTTCCCACACTGCACAAGTCCCTATTCTGTATATGTCTAGCCCTCATCTCTCTAAGATCTGCACAACCCATGGGACTTCCTCCTGCCCTCGAAGTGGAGAGGAATAAATATTGCAGCTGACCTGTGGACTATGCAATAAAGTTACTTGATATAAGTGAAAAGAGAGGGGTCCTGCCCCCTGCACTGGGAGAGGAAATGAGAACCTCCCTGCCTCGTTTACTGAACTGAGGCcccctcctcaactcctccttGGTATTGGAAAGCAATGAATATGGGGGCAGGAGGGCTATTTAGGAGGTAGCCTTTTTCTTCTTCCTGACTGAACTCCAGAATGTGCTGTACAACCACTACTAGTGAGAATACCCCATTCCCTTGGAACAGGGAACATACCATCGGAGATCCATGGAACATGAATGGGCTACAGCCACAGAGGCTGCTTTCTGCTGGTACAGCCCTCAGAGGCACAATCTGTGCAAACCACACCCCCTGCACTTGCCTGGGAGCAAGAGCACCAGACTAGCTACCAAAGCTGTGTTATCCCTATGGTCACCAGGGAGTCAGTCTCTGATGCTTTTGCACAATATATTTTTGATAGGGTTATATGTATTTAAAGATGCAGTAGATCTATGCATACTAGATGGATATGAAATAGATCAAAGGGTCTAATATAATAgctaagaaaaaaaacacaaccctcTATTTTAGAATAGATGACCTATTCCATATCAAGCAGACATCTGCTTTTCTTACACATTTTACTTGATTGTATATTTCCAGTTTTCAGGTATACTTTGTCTGCACTGTTTAATTATAAAAATACTCAGTTCTGATGCATATCTTGTATCACAgttatttttaaagttaaatattgaatttttattttgctttctttaGAGAAAACAGACACTTAAACCTGTTTTGCCGTACAGAACTTAAATATTGAGGTTGATAGCTGAGCAATCACTCACCAAATGTGACTAACTGCTGCTTTGTATTTTccaacatacatatatatattctaTATAATCTTTTCATATGCCTTacaaatttgaaaagaaaatacacaAATTGATAAGTAAATGGAATATCCTGTGTTTATTTCAGTGCCAGTTTCCTGACTACCTGCAGTCTATCATTAGCCTGGATTTTGAGAGAGAAAGATGAAATTAACAAAACCTTGATTTGTCTTTAAGAACTGGAAGAACATTTTAGGCCCAGTCCCACACAGCTGCAAGGATCTGTACACACAGACCCAATTCAGGATTCAATCCCCAGTCTTGCTGCTCAGAAGTGTGTGTGGCTTATTGCTGATTCAACTGATAATGGTTTACTGTGTTAGCTACATTTTTTGTAAATCAGTAAATACTATCATCTGTTATCCACCTTTAAATCAATATGAAATTCAACATTACTATGTAATATAGCCTGTTGTATAGCAATATTGTATGtgctttactattttttttttttgccttgagGTCATCTAGGGCCCTCACTTAAACACAAACCACCCTCAAGTTTGTGCCCTGTGCTCTTCTGAGCCTGCAGTCTCATTTCTTTCAGCCAAAGGGGGGGTGCCCTGGATATGTAGAAAGTAATGTATATTTAAAATCCTACATCATTCTGAAGTGAGATGGAGGGGCTTTGGCCCTGTATAAGACTGAAATCGTTTTTTTGTTATTCCCATGTGCCTCTCCCATCCACCTGGAGGAAGAGGTTTAGGGCTGTCTGTCCAATTAGGGTTGCTAACTTTGGTTGGATGAaatcctggaggtttcatcacatgacattatctttaattaaagatgaatctttaattcctggacacTCCGGGACAATCCTATGTCCCATACATATAAATAATACACCAGATTGCAACAAATGAAGCGTTCATGTTTGTGATGGGCTTTAAAAGCAGAATGAGAAAGACATATTCTGTTACAGGCCAGCCGGGGCAGGAAAGGATTCCACGCAGCTCGTTGGGGCActgcaacaacaacaaccaccTGTTTTCCCTCAGCCAAAGCAAAGGATTGCTTTAAACAAATCCCAGAGGGAGGGATAAGACATCACTGACCTCACCTCAGCGCCAGTCCCCTTCAGAGATCCATCTTCTCACGACCACATTCACCTCCCAGTGGGATAAACCTCCCTCCTGCACTAGCAAGGGGAATTAATAAATTCCCCACAGCTGGCTGTGCCCTACTATCCTACACATAGGAAATGCCCTAGACTGGGAACTCCACCTCCCCCATTTACCTACTTTAATTCAGCTGCCCTTTTCAGTGCTTAATTTTTCTATTTATGGGACATCAGTGCAGCATAGTCAAGCGTTCTTGTAAAAGCTCAAACCAAACAACCAACAGAGAAAAACTCTTACCACTTATTTGGGAACAAACTTAATAGGGAACTGGGTAGTGCTCTGGCAATATGCTCTGGCAATATGTGAAAAGGTGTGGTCTCAGCTACAGGgtaactgtaaaaataaaaaagttcttGTTTTGTGTTTCTTAACTGTTTTTGATCATATGCTGGGATCTGTTCATCGAGGTGGCACCAGATatcactgcaatcagaggtgaaACAGCTCTCTCTTTGGTCCAACCCACTCTCTGGTTACTGTTGTTATAAATGATTTGTACTAAAGTTGTGCTAAGAGGTCCCATTCTGCTAGGCTCTGTAAAAATGCCCTTTAAGAGACAGCACCTTCCCCCAAAATCTTACAATcccaggctccaatcctgcaattaATAAAGTATGGATGAACATGCTGCACTGCCGGGGGAACAAATAGAAAACAAGGGAAACAGGCAAAATGTGTTGCCTGTGAGCACACTACAGGTCTGTGACAGAACCactcagatctcctgattatcaggGTGATGTGCTATTCATtttaaaagtagcagtgtagctggGGATAGCCCAGGTGGCAGCTTGGGCTAGTTGCCTGAGTACAAAGCTGCCTGGAACCCCGGGCTACATACTTGGGTGGCTAGTCTGTGCTATGCGAGCTGCATACCAACTCAAACAGAGCTAGGACTGTCTGCCTAGCTGAATtgggaagcacactcccagcCACAGTACAAACATATGCTGAGCATGTGCATTGCTGCTGCCCTCTAGGCACTAGGCACTTGTCTCCTGCCTAAGGCTAGTGGTTAGGCACCCAATGTTTACATCTATCAGCACTCCAGCTGCAGCCTGAGTGGGTACAGCTACACTGTTACTTTTAGCTCCATAGCATGAGCGGTCCAAGCTTgagtcagctgattcaggctctgagactcgctgtcTCGAGGGTGTTTTTGCAGTGCTGATGTATATTATTAGGTTTTGCTTCTTAAACAAAAAGCTGCAGTAATGTCACTTGCTAAAAGCCTAAAGGAAAAATGAAACAGTCTCATCTGAAACAAATTTTcatagggcttgattttcagaggtgctgagcatctgcaatgCCCCTTGACTTCAAACAGAATTGTggacactcagcacctctgaaaatcaggctcgtGGGGCCTGGACCACCAACATTTAGTCACACACTGGCTCTGTCCCTAGAGCCGGAAGCATAGATCAGTCTCCTCCTTGCCACATTTCTCCATCTCCAGACCCCATGGAGCATCTGTGTGGGGCTCTCAGCGGAGACAAGGGTTAGAGTTGGCAGGAGGGGCAAGGCTGTGGGTtggccaaaaaaccccaaaaatatGACAGCCTTGGGCAGTGCTGAGGGCAATGTAGGTAGTGGGAGTCCCTGCTAGCACAGGGCTTCCTCAGGGATAGCCTCGTCTCCCTCAGTTTCCCGCTCCAGGAGCTGCCTTGATTGGGAACAGGCTGGCCCTGCAGTGCTTTTCACAAGGGAAACCCCACCCACTACTCTGAAGGGACTCCATGGGGAATCTCCAAGATGCCACCTCCATGAGCAGATCTTTGTTCACAGAGATCCCCTGAGCCTCCTTCAGGTATCAGTAAAGAGAAATCAATGTCCATCATTGATTTCAGTCAGACTGGTTGTAGAACTAGGGTTGCAGAACTGGGATCATGCTTTAAGAAACTCCATGTGAAACTCCAACTATCATAAAAGCAGAAATACTTTCTGGTTTGCTATTACTTTCAAAGTGCACAGCAAGGGGCCTAGTATTTTCTCCAAAGATACCTACAGTGTTTATTAAGGTAAGAAATTTTGTTATACAATCTTGCTTGtacaaaattattttattatattattttaaataaaaatatttacatttttcctTTAAATACATATTATACGCAAGGCAAATATGGTCAAATAGTTACTTTATTACTTGCTGTTTAATTGTTTGTGTGGAAAAGGCTTCAGCTTTTGAAGCTTTCTTTGTCCCGGTCAAATTCTTTAGTCACCAAAATGGTCTGTTGATTGAAGGGCTAAAATCTACTTGCTCTGAACACAGTATTTCCAAAAGCAGGCTGCAATTGAACAAAATACATAGTTAAAATACACTGCAATATATTTCACCTTGTGCATTCTCCTTTGAAATAACTTTAAAGCAATGAAAACAACCTGCATAATTGCACAGTATCTAATTGCACCCCATTCTCTATGTTACGTGAATAAACATACTGAATTTTTAAAACTCACCAACTCTTTGCAACTCACTAGAGTTTAAGTATCTATAGTCAATGTTAAGCTCTTAAGGACAAAATGACCATTAATAGCTTCCAAGGTGAGGAAGGACTCTTAAGTTTCAAACCATCAGAAAATACCCAAGGCCTTCCAGAGGCTCTAACTCTTGGAAGAGTAAGCAAAGCAATCCTTACTTAATGAGTTTCATGGCAGGGAGCTGCAAAGCATCCTGCATTCTGTCAGCAATGCAGATCTTGGTTTTAGGGCAATCTGGCCTCTTATCCAGTTCTACAGAGTCTGCAACTTCAGCTGGAATAACTTCTCTAGGTGACCTGTAGTTGGGGGTGTCGGCCAGTTCCAGGCCCAGCCTATGAGTGATGGTGATGAAACAAAGAAGTGAAATTACCTACATGTGGGCATGAAGTCATTCTGTTCACCCTGACTAGCAACATGCTGCTTTGTAGGAAACAAGAgtgtggttgttgtttttttaaagcactcAGGCTCTGGCCTGACTCTGCTCTTATTGAGTTAATGGGAGTATTATCACTAATGGGACCCCAGTTAGATCAAAcgtagagctggttagaaaataGCACATACTGTCTGTGAAAAAGTTAAAagaacatttcattttatttcaaaatttacagattttttcaggtttttggtaaactgacgaacaaaaaaaatcagttttcaaacaaatgattttgttttttcctggtTTTATTGCTTCCTTTCGCTCCCTTCTtccttaccccccacccccactcacactCACTAgaaaagggaaggagggggaaggaaataaGAAACAGAGGTAGGTGGGGGGAAGAAATCGAACCATCTTTCAGATGTTGAAATTcagtttttcattggaaaaaaattcaaccaaaaaataaatgtgcttgaaAAGCCATTTCccattgaaaaaatgttttggtgaaaTTTCTTCAACCAACTCTAGTCGGCACTGAGTACTCTTGAAAATCCTGCCTATCCTGATTAGCAAACAGGCTGAACATCTACGCTACAAATAAATAATCCCTGAGGCCAAGTCagtgggcacgggccagccaccggTGTCTAATTGCAGAGTAGAAAAACCCAGAGGGCCCCGAAAGGGGACTCATGTGTTTCAGAACCATGACAGTatattttttggtttttaaaaattgtttttcttgtcATTTATCTTTTTTTACTCTAGTCGTATATTAGGAATACAGTCCATTGTGTTGAAGTGCTGTATAGCTGCACTCAGTAGTAGGTACTACTATCAATCTTCTCAACTTCAGTTTTTACCTTCCAGCATCACCAGCCccatgcattcaaaaatcatgaatcagaccTCCAAAATGTTGAAATTGGCTTAAAAAGATGAGAGATTAAAAACACTATTGATTTGATTTCTGGAGTC
Proteins encoded:
- the CLIC6 gene encoding chloride intracellular channel protein 6 isoform X3, which encodes MILWLKGVIFNVTTVDLKRKPADLQNLAPGTNPPFMTFDGEVKIDVNKIEEFLEEKLTPPRYPKLGPKHPESNSAGNDVFAKFSAFIKNTRKDANENLEKSLLKALRRLDNYLNTPLPDEIDAYSTEDITVSSRKFLDGDELTLADCNLLPKLHIIKVVAKKYRNFEFPPEMTGIWRYLNSAYARDEFTNTCPADREIEFAYLDVAKRMK